DNA from Prunus persica cultivar Lovell chromosome G6, Prunus_persica_NCBIv2, whole genome shotgun sequence:
CAATTGGGTTTGGCTTCACCTTTATCCTTAGATTCCATGGCGGCACGTCTTACTTCTTCATACTCTTCGGGGGTCCAATTACGTTCCTTTCCttgttcaaataaaatatgagCTCGATAATATATGCTCTTAGAAGGCCTCCAGGGTAAGGCTGCCCCAATATCCTTCCAACAATTTTTGACTTGGGGATTGGATCTACAATTGAGTACCTTGTCGATGCCTTCATCACCTAAGCGATGTTCCTCTATGTATGTTAAAACAGCCTCTTTTACAagcttgtcttcttcttctgaaaacCGCTTACCTTGTACTAAGCCATTTTCTGCATCTTTTGGGGCATCACATTGGGGaaagacctgcacatcatcaGAAAAACTTACTCTTTTTGATGGTTTTCTAGGTGTAGATTTTTCAGAAAGATTTGGAGCCCTAACATTTTTTTGGGCTTTTAGACTTCCTTCATCTGACTTGGCTATTTCCTTTTTGTCTTCATTGCAGTCCCCTACATTGACATGTTTCTTTGACTTGGccctcttcttccttttattACTGTCTTCTACATACACAACCTGCACATCATCAGAAAAACTCACTCTTTTTGATGGTTTTCTAGGTGTAGAATTTTCAGAAAGATCGGGAGCCCTaatattttttggggtttttagACTTCCTTTATCTGACTtgtttatttccttttcatcttCGTTGCAATCCCCTACATTAACATGTTTCTTTGACGTGGccctcttcttccttttattACTGTCTTCTACATACACAACCTCTATGTTACTGTTGCTTGTCTCATCTCCAGTTGTCTGTACATTACCGTCATTCTCTAAGAAATTATTTCCTTCAATTCTACTGCTTTCTGTGCCCAGTTTCTCAACCACAGTTTCCCGCATTTGACTTCCTGACTTCTTTCTAtggtttcttttctctttcttcatgAATCCACCCTTCTCCATAATTTTCCCATCTGAGTGCTCACTTTCTACTCCAGCCTCCTTTCCATCAGTTATGATCTTCTGTACCCATTCACCATCtaccttttctctcttctctttcttcttcattttctttttatcccCTTCTCCATTGTTGTCAACGTCG
Protein-coding regions in this window:
- the LOC18771960 gene encoding LOW QUALITY PROTEIN: RNA polymerase I termination factor (The sequence of the model RefSeq protein was modified relative to this genomic sequence to represent the inferred CDS: inserted 2 bases in 1 codon), which gives rise to MRREKTKDLEFEARREKKKLKQKRKKDEPDRNSSLIEVSEEKMHMIVQVQKFDKNGGIDEKSGEGANKKKKRKRRMEEADSELKSNLTNDQEPEDDCEKSNGKITEEVNFADNEKKRXKFFEDDKMGEAAKRFQCSEDSDVDNNGEGDKKKMKKKEKREKVDGEWVQKIITDGKEAGVESEHSDGKIMEKGGFMKKEKRNHRKKSGSQMRETVVEKLGTESSRIEGNNFLENDGNVQTTGDETSNSNIEVVYVEDSNKRKKRATSKKHVNVGDCNEDEKEINKSDKGSLKTPKNIRAPDLSENSTPRKPSKRVSFSDDVQVVYVEDSNKRKKRAKSKKHVNVGDCNEDKKEIAKSDEGSLKAQKNVRAPNLSEKSTPRKPSKRVSFSDDVQVFPQCDAPKDAENGLVQGKRFSEEEDKLVKEAVLTYIEEHRLGDEGIDKVLNCRSNPQVKNCWKDIGAALPWRPSKSIYYRAHILFEQGKERNWTPEEYEEVRRAAMESKDKGEAKPNWRKVGNELGKHRIHVKDAWRRIKLPNMKKGHWSQEEYKTLFDLVNKDLQMRTLEEKKSKHGMLRDNIKWESISETLGTRTNPACCQKWYYQLTSPLVAEGVWADADDYGLLYALDSLDACCMEDVDWDNVLEQRSGDVCRKRWNQMVKHIGQYGTKSFAEKVEILSKRYCADALEARAVFDSKPAVDSGLFGIKVADVLGTREEALL